Below is a genomic region from bacterium.
GCCCGCGCTACTTCGCAACGGGATGCCCGCGCTACTTCGCAACGGGATGCCCGCGCTACTTCGCTTTATGAGATTCAAACACATCGTGTGGGTGAAACCGATATTTTCGCCACCGATGCTCCGCTTTTGCCACGACAACTCCAAAGATTGTGTGAGCTGAGCGCTTCGCCACTATCTATTGCCTTCTCCACAGGCAATCGAATCTCCGGTCAGAACGGAAAATTGCTCAAGGTTCAGGTGGTTTCTGAGGTCACTTTGCAACAGGTTATCCACAGGTTTTCCACAATTCGTAGTGCCATTTAAGCCGTTACTTATCTGTAACTTACGGCTATAATTAACAATCCTATTGGTGAAGCATCGAAATTCATAGATAATATTTAGTGGCTGCTGGAGAGCCGCCAATCCCGCCAGGGAATCCAATCTTATGAGCTATCGATATCCCGAGAGTTTTGTCTTCTACCGGAAGCTAAACAAAAAATTCACGAAGGCAGTTTCTTCTCAGGGCTGTTTCATTCTGGATGAGAATGGAAAACGGTATTTCGATGCTGCTGGCGGAGCGGTTGTCGTGAACATCGGACACGCAGTTCCGGAAATTGCCGACGCACTTTCAGGGCAAGCTCGCGTGCTTCCTTACGTCAACGGTACTCAGTTCACCCACGATGCGGTTGAGACTCTCGCTGCTGAACTTGCGGAAATTTTGC
It encodes:
- a CDS encoding P1 family peptidase, which codes for ARATSQRDARATSQRDARATSLYEIQTHRVGETDIFATDAPLLPRQLQRLCELSASPLSIAFSTGNRISGQNGKLLKVQVVSEVTLQQVIHRFSTIRSAI